From a single Leishmania panamensis strain MHOM/PA/94/PSC-1 chromosome 2 sequence genomic region:
- a CDS encoding hypothetical protein (TriTrypDB/GeneDB-style sysID: LpmP.02.0370) — MRRLQRYITVTTSSWRGRCTISGTPRLLCYFQGNWSECTPRCRHQRCLARAHEKTVEPSTIRSHPPQRGRRRHVLAEVYGKQASRAAVVDVDVTVTCSSLMSELQRLFPWSTSYSLWQERRRQTSAPSARSALSSAAAQEEDCTSSEPYTSSEGYDWRRLFLVRYEPHPALLSATLTTQRGGAERGCSGASAATAVGAARRGHRASQRCSRSSRQSRADICGTTLSTAAALLNSATPTAVVAGGTCESRALQLWQAVLLSSSSWCMEGSSCPHNKSQVSGSSHTSPGDAAHAMVASRQGCRAGPRTPAARMADSPSARYAGKGVRTKRAAVPSNMPSEFPTPPLLAWTAPPSYELYYLSGDVDRPRRRAASSGQLDSAPTTGATRPPLEHRPQRSDIVRRLRRVGCLHAIPGLPQLPPMLLSREDAMPSAEARDGSLLVCAESTHPRTKCAAQEGADETNTLQVAAAADKAHDIRDDGDTFVEEGDVLGGTVCSLHDYCLYLTGSGHLEEDEAVNGADKAAYRSPSHTDQPATDSPASSGRGARVFERACERVGSTAGVSHFTPVDAAAAASSPSSPSPTINAAAPAAMCFFPSPLSRGAEQAGRGTRSTTFAERWGVLGDDEGGTEDFSGLYGHQQQQQLDRKQAGATAGIHPRRLYEDVGHHHWNCISCRAFVDEMVRVRHRSHEPSSVTAALSAHPSAPPQRASIAEPAPRRQQQAAHNRHERTASTSGGAVLAFSSTPCAAPSLWVSDLPEMGCAAAALSASHGVGVLLAHPHEWIYFSVLFHVHAAQLPSACAHSAARLASHRSLDLSHLYCFLDPPCRLSTEELEEWARATRERRRERERARGRCHNHRRAGHSRGEEEEEGGKHIRRAPPSSPPTYCAAAQTHPHASRLSCGTTTSCRATAVASEPPSPSAALAAGSSMAGPRTWLVYVHPDVSLRTLPRLWACAVGEAASGSGSEAGVGVGERDGQGEHGDVLPSYFHSALARTQRRQAAEVEMVCRYLLPRTSLRRGPSPVLLARQAQASVGARARRSRGCLAPAAPAKATTAVAFPTPSTETLVTPDAAAQRRSTAAALPLEDDEHRRRQLQALACGFAVSPLPRSIDLLKRRHWLTKPFVLVEEMKYGRVIKYGPT, encoded by the coding sequence ATGCGTCGACTGCAGCGCTACATCACCGTCACCACTTCCTCCTGGCGTGGTCGCTGCACAATCAGCGGCACCCCCAGACTCCTCTGTTACTTTCAGGGAAACTGGTCAGAATGCACACCGCGTTGCCGTCATCAGCGCTGCCTTGCTCGTGCGCATGAGAAGACCGTTGAGCCGAGTACCATCAGGAGTCACCCACCACAGCGAGGGCGTCGGAGACATGTTCTTGCTGAAGTATATGGGAAGCAGGCCagtcgcgcagcagtcgtTGATGTTGACGTGACGGTCACATGTAGTTCCCTTATGAGTGAGTTGCAGCGCCTGTTTCCCTGGAGCACCTCCTACTCCCTGTGGCAagagcgacgacggcagacGTCAGCGCCTTCTGCTAGGTCAGCTTTGTCgtcggctgcagcgcaggaggaggactgCACGTCATCAGAGCCGTACACCTCAAGCGAGGGTTATGACTGGCGGCGTCTGTTCCTCGTGCGCTATGAGCCTCATCCTGCACTTCTATCCGCCACGCTCACCACACAGAGGGGCGGTGCTGAACgaggctgcagtggcgcctctgccgctaCTGCAGTTGGCGCGGCCAGGCGCGGCCACAGGGCGAGCCAGCGGTGCTCTCGATCAAGCCGGCAAAGCCGAGCAGACATCTGTGGAACCACGCTGAGCACGGCGGCTGCGTTACTCAACTCAGCCACGCCGACTGCGGTGGTAGCAGGGGGCACATGTGAAAgccgcgcgctgcagctgtggcaggCGGTGCTACTGTCATCATCATCGTGGTGCATGGAGGGCTCTTCTTGTCCACACAACAAGTCGCAGGTAAGCGGCTCATCGCATACCTCGCCGGGAGACGCCGCACACGCGATGGTGGCTAGTCGACAAGGTTGCCGTGCGGGTCCACGGACGCCTGCGGCAAGGATGGCGGACAGCCCAAGTGCACGCTACGCTGGCAAAGGCGTGCGAACCAAGCGGGCCGCAGTGCCTTCAAACATGCCGTCTGAGTTTCCGACGCCACCGCTCCTGGCGTGGACTGCCCCTCCTTCCTACGAGCTCTACTACCTTTCGGGAGACGTCGATCGCCCgaggcgccgcgccgcttcgTCTGGCCAGCTCGATTCAGCCCCAACGACGGGGGCAACGAGGCCTCCACTCGAGCACCGACCCCAACGCAGCGACATCGTACGTCGACTGCGGCGAGTGGGATGCCTGCATGCGATACCTGGTCTGCCGCAACTTccgccgatgctgctgagCCGTGAGGATGCAATGCCCTCCGCAGAGGCGCGTGATGGCTCACTGTTGGTGTGCGCCGAGAGCACGCACCCGCGCACAAAGTGTGCAGCACAGGAAGGCGCGGATGAAACCAACAcgctgcaggtggcggcagcagctgacaaGGCACACGACATCAGAGATGACGGTGACACGtttgtggaggagggggacgtGCTGGGTGGCACGGTCTGCTCCTTGCACGACTACTGCCTCTACCTAACCGGGAGCGGTCATCTCGAAGAGGATGAGGCTGTCAATGGCGCGGACAAGGCAGCGTATCGGTCGCCGTCCCACACGGACCAGCCCGCCACAGATTCGCCAGCTTCCAGTGGCCGAGGTGCACGTGTGTTCGAGAGGGCATGTGAACGCGTCGGTAGCACTGCAGGCGTCTCGCACTTCACCCCTgttgacgccgccgcggctgcttcaTCGCCGTCATCCCCATCACCGACTATCAACGCAGCCGCCCCTGCGGCCATGTGCTTTTTCCCTTCGCCTCTGTCCCGCGGTGCGGAGCAGGCAGGTCGAGGGACTCGTTCGACTACTTTTGCGGAGCGCTGGGGTGTGCTGGGAGACGACGAGGGAGGCACAGAGGACTTCTCAGGGTTGTAtgggcaccagcagcagcagcagttggACAGGAAACAggccggcgccaccgcaggTATTCATCCGCGCCGACTTTACGAAGACGTCGGTCACCATCACTGGAACTGCATCTCATGCCGCGCCTTCGTGGATGAAATGGTTCGGGTACGTCATCGCTCCCACGAGCCCAGCAGCGTAACCGCTGCCCTCTCTGCACATCCCtcggcaccaccgcaacgGGCATCCATCGCAGAGCCTGCGCCCAGGCGTCAGCAGCAAGCGGCCCATAATCGGCATGAACGCACTGCATCGACCTCAGGCGGTGCAGTGCTGGCTTTCTCATCGACGCCTTGTGCCGCCCCCTCGCTGTGGGTGTCCGACCTACCGGAGAtgggctgtgctgcagcagcactctcTGCATCTCACGGTGTTGGCGTCTTACTAGCGCACCCGCACGAGTGGATTTACTTCAGCGTTCTCTTTCACGTGCACGCGGCGCAGTTGCCGAGTGCATGCGCACACTCTGCTGCGAGACTTGCCTCTCACCGAAGCCTCGACCTCTCGCATCTCTACTGCTTCCTGGATCCACCGTGCCGTCTGTCCaccgaggagctggaggagtgGGCGCGCGCGACACGAGAGCGGCGGAGAGAGCGTGAACGGGCGCGTGGTCGGTGCCACAACCATCGCCGCGCCGGCCACAGCCgtggtgaagaagaagaagagggcggcAAACACATTAGGCGTGCTCCGCCGTCTTCACCGCCCACTTactgcgctgccgcgcagaCTCACCCCCATGCGTCACGACTCAGCTGCGGTACCACCACTTCTTGTCGTGCGACAGCTGTGGCCAGTGAGCCTCCTTCGCCCTCCGCGGCATTGGCGGCGGGGTCGTCGATGGCGGGCCCACGTACGTGGCTCGTCTATGTGCACCCCGACGTGTCGCTCCGAACATTGCCGCGGCTGTGGGCCTGCGCAGTAGGCGAGGCTGCCtcaggcagcggcagcgaggcgggggtgggAGTGGGTGAGCGGGATGGCCAGGGTGAGCACGGGGACGTCCTGCCTTCTTATTTTCATTCGGCTCTGGCGCGCACACAACGGCGACAGGCGGCTGAGGTGGAGATGGTATGTCGCTATCTTCTGCCGAggacgtcgctgcggcggggTCCCTCTCCTGTGTTGCTCGCGCGCCAGGCGCAAGCCTCCGTCGGTGCGCGGGCACGTCGCTCACGTGGCTGTCTGGcccctgcagcgccagccaaAGCCACCACCGCGGTGGCTTTTCCGACGCCATCCACGGAAACCCTGGTGACgcctgacgctgctgcgcaacgacggtccaccgctgcggcattGCCTCTCGAAGATGATGAACACCGACGGCGGCAACTGCAAGCGCTGGCATGCGGGTTCGCAGTATCGCCACTACCACGCAGCATAGACCTGCTAAAGCGGCGCCACTGGCTGACAAAGCCATTTGTGCTAGTGGAGGAAATGAAGTACGGCCGCGTGATCAAGTACGGTCCCACATAG
- a CDS encoding glycerate kinase, putative (TriTrypDB/GeneDB-style sysID: LpmP.02.0380) has protein sequence MNHPSRQSDVNASDAAAHLDNSGGPSSIDPSFIATAAASPAVARAIASPAPGGLAQRTREVHLPAPHPRRSVQPPLRGPGLLVATPRPGEHEHHRRRHSDGASPLRVLCACDTFKGTLSPDKVGEAVEKGYWQAWAKTHGSATAQSHALPAVTAPAEEVSTLSPTSPSLHLVAPPLATSLLPAQPPSALPADAVRFLHLPMSDGGAGLLDSVTYSLTHACRMGATELGSSSSDNALRLQRVYVPASVPIIGPLGTAVTTDSSAAGGATGASHGVSFACDVERRVLVLEMAEAAGLPRIARAQDRHPGRTTSYGVGELIRYALVYMAEAAHAHAEAQAAPKMASPESEEGGCGGVRLFLGIGGSSTNDGGLGALQALGLEIFVDAAHARATDGGNVGTQRVCAAATSAAADEQAAPCHADDGTEVRLARPFRGEDLAHVTRVRISAEMRCIFPYLPEAATSPTATGAKRGAAQAVPPANSSPAPPRACYVAEVCLICDVDNALVGPRGATHTFGPQKCAPRHALLPHSLFATATGTPPAGSHAGSSAEAEAPPNAVGGASPPHPHQQQQQQQQLLDSLEAGMRHAATRVVASLWRHLAAAAAADADVEGSGAEAAVLADLLYSPGGGGAGGMSGFFRYVLQACYVPGADVVGGLLGLYETPRVAQLLGSGASSPSRRGVVAEVKKRGGHRGDDVFPVPAEVSAAMMWQPTGLSLRRPRGSLFHACDVLVSGEGSFDDQTILSHKTVGRLLEMCTVANAYRLWHHYCDDAGEAEAAWSEQRGCRCITDVVVVCGRCGFDDYTHLQSSVLQAVCRALLPPSTSKDCAAAVAAAAPSMPMFHDVAGANADAARLHVYLQGVRQSSTFRRACGESSHAPEDMWSAEHLLSNYCVPRVTVLPLTPMLFPVPTAMQQPYKCITSAVAQLLEESVRRLRSAQAVSMLACGSHDQSSL, from the coding sequence ATGAACCACCCCAGTAGGCAGAGCGACGTCAACGccagcgatgcagcagcccaCCTCGACAACTCTGGAGGTCCGTCCTCGATAGACCCGTCGTTTatcgccactgctgctgcgtcgcctgcTGTCGCTCGTGCCATCGCCTCGCCAGCCCCAGGAGGGCTTGCACAGAGGACTCGCGAAGTGCACCTGCCCGCGCCGCACCCGCGTCGTTCAGTACAACCGCCGCTTCGAGGACCAGGGCTTCTGGTCGCGACACCACGTCCTGGAGAGCAtgagcaccaccgtcgccgccacagtGACGGTGCCTCTCCACTGCGCGTGCTGTGCGCCTGCGACACCTTCAAGGGCACCCTCTCCCCGGATAAAGTtggcgaggcggtggagaaggGCTACTGGCAGGCGTGGGCCAAGACGCACGGCTCCGCAACAGCGCAATCCCACGCGCTTCCAGCAGTCACGGCGCCGGCGGAGGAGGTATCGACGTTATCGCCCACGTCTCCATCACTGCATctggtggcaccgccgctagCCACAAGCTTACTTCCTGCGCAGCCCCCTTCCGCCCTTCCGGCAGACGCGGTGCGGTTCCTGCACCTACCAATgagcgacggcggtgccggccTGCTGGACAGCGTTACCTACTCCCTAACGCACGCGTGCAGGATGGGGGCCACCGAACTGGGTTCCTCGTCCTCGGACAACGCGTtgcgcctgcagcgtgtgtacgtgccgGCGTCCGTCCCAATCATAGGCCCCCTCGGCACTGCGGTCACGACGgacagcagtgccgcagGAGGCGCCACAGGAGCTTCTCACGGGGTGTCCTTTGCCTGTGACGTGGAGAGACGGGTGCTTGTTCTCGAGATGGCAGAGGCGGCTGGGCTGCCGCGCATCGCGCGTGCACAAGACCGGCACCCGGGTCGCACGACAAGCTACGGGGTAGGTGAGCTTATCCGCTACGCGCTGGTCTACATGGCTGAGGCTGCTCATGCACACGCGGAGGCCCAAGCGGCCCCGAAAATGGCTTCCCccgagagcgaggaggggggatgcgggggtgtgcgcctcttcctgGGCATCGGCGGCAGTTCCACCAACGACGGGGGTCTTGGCGCGCTGCAAGCGCTTGGGCTGGAGATCTTTGTGGACGCCGCGCACGCCCGCGCGACGGACGGCGGTAACGTCGGCACccagcgcgtgtgcgcagcagcaacatcagcagcggctgatGAGCAGGCAGCTCCGTGCCATGCTGACGACGGCACGGAGGTGCGCCTCGCGAGACCCTTCCGTGGCGAGGACTTGGCCCACGTCACCCGCGTCCGCATCAGCGCAGAGATGCGTTGCATCTTCCCCTACTTGCCTGAGGCAGCGACGTCACCGACTGCGACGGGCGCGaagcgcggtgctgcgcaagccgTACCACCGGCGAATTCttcaccggcgccgccgcgcgcgtgCTACGTTGCGGAGGTGTGTTTGATCTGCGACGTGGACAACGCGCTTGTTGGCCCGCGCGGGGCGACGCACACTTTTGGGCCGCAGAAGTGTGCGCCGcgccacgcgctgctgcctcatTCGTTGTTTGCCACAGCTACCGGCACCCCTCCTGCTGGATCGCACGCGGGTAGTAGTGCAGAGGCCGAAGCTCCCCCGAATGCGGTGGGCGGCGCCAGCCCTCCACAtccgcatcagcagcagcagcagcagcagcaactgctgGACTCGCTGGAGGCAGGAATGCGACACGCTGCCACACGCGTCGTGGCGAGTTTGTGGCGGcaccttgctgctgctgctgctgctgatgcggaTGTGGAGGGCAGCggagcagaggcggcggtgctggcggatCTGCTATACAGCccaggtggtggtggtgcgggggGCATGAGTGGGTTCTTCCGCTATGTACTGCAGGCGTGCTATGTACCTGGGGCGGATGTGGTTGGGGGTCTTCTCGGCCTGTATGAAACCCCGAgagtcgcgcagctgctgggaAGCGGGGCCAGCAGCCCATCAAGGCGTGGTGTGGTAGCCGAGGTGAAGAAGCGAGGCGGACATCGGGGCGATGACGTGTTTCCGGTGCCGGCAGAAGTGTCTGCGGCCATGATGTGGCAACCAACGGGGTTATCACTGCGGCGCCCGCGCGGGTCTCTTTTCCACGCGTGCGACGTCCTCGTGTCAGGCGAGGGCTCCTTCGACGATCAGACAATTTTGTCGCACAAGACGGTGGGCCGGCTGCTGGAGATGTGCACCGTAGCCAACGCATATCGCTTGTGGCACCACTACTGCGACGACGCGGGggaggccgaggcggcctggagcgagcagcgcggctgtcgctgcatCACCGATGTGGTTGTCGTGtgtggccgctgcggctttgACGACTACACGCACCTTCAGTCCTCTGTGCTGCAAGCCGTGTGCAGAGCTCTACTCCCGCCCAGCACTTCGAAAGACTGTGCggcagctgttgctgcagctgctccttcgATGCCAATGTTTCATGATGTAGCCGGCGCCAACGCGGATGCCGCGCGTCTGCACGTGTACTTGCAGGGTGTGAGGCAGTCATCTACGTTccggcgtgcgtgcggcgaGTCCTCTCACGCTCCGGAGGACATGTGGAGCGCCGAGCACCTTCTCTCGAACTACTGTGTGCCGCgtgtgacggtgctgccgctcacaCCGATGCTGTTCCCTGTGCCTacagcgatgcagcagccgTACAAGTGCATCACttcagcagtggcgcagtTACTGGAAGAGTCAGTGAGGCGCCTGAGAAGCGCGCAAGCGGTGAGCATGTTGGCGTGTGGAAGTCATGACCAGAGCTCTCTCTAG
- a CDS encoding hypothetical protein (TriTrypDB/GeneDB-style sysID: LpmP.02.0390), with product MRCRPLRLTTRAQARRVSFFPAGLAPVTAAPFTALTGGTRHPQPRSRAQGVHCGACLRRTATVAAALTSASSPCWTPTARFFTNAKKSYARGTEEEQQMRQEAAAREWRRFLAQPVDADGGNAPTARSVEDRLPTKKQLSEELPTMAELDKALREGRIDAYAMKLDKDEE from the coding sequence atgCGCTGCCGGCCATTGCGCCTGACCACGCGAGCGCAGGCACGCcgcgtctctttttttcctgcaGGCCTGGCCCCGGTGACCGCGGCGCCCTTCACGGCTCTCACTGGCGGGACGAGGCATCCACAGCCTCGGTCCCGTGCCCAGGGCGTTCACTGTGGTGCGTGTCTGCGACGGACTGCGACGGTTGCTGCCGCCCTGACTTCCGCGTCCTCTCCGTGCTGGACACCCACGGCACGATTCTTCACCAACGCGAAGAAGTCGTATGCGCGCggcacggaggaggagcagcagatgcGTCAGGAGGCTGCAGCGAGGGAGTGGCGCCGCTTTCTTGCTCAGCCAGTGGACGCAGACGGCGGTAACGCCCCGACGGCGCGCAGTGTTGAGGACCGCCTGCCAACCAAGAAGCAGCTGAGCGAAGAGTTGCCTACGATGGCAGAGCTGGATAAGGCGCTTCGTGAGGGGAGGATTGATGCGTACGCCATGAAGCTAGACAAGGACGAGGAGTAG